A single window of Ananas comosus cultivar F153 linkage group 24, ASM154086v1, whole genome shotgun sequence DNA harbors:
- the LOC109728728 gene encoding probable chromo domain-containing protein LHP1, whose product MRGARKKKKIAAEVGAEHHQKQKPQEEEEEEEEDDDDEEEEEEEEKEEEEEEEEEEEEEEEEEEEEEEEEEEEKGEEEGKEEEEDRGAPKLEDGFYEIEDIRKKRVRKGQTQYLIKWRGWPESANTWEPYDNIESCKDMIEAFEERSRFPRSSRKRRRKRGAPHFIAKKKRSSSAPAADKSPAEHPASVAVVDGDGRDMTTEACIAAGREEGLVGVETNKDTNNKKKRKKKKKKKKSNNNGKKNSADDEAVANGPPREVREDEQMSKSAVPAASEQEGPKSMPQGVISISLPGRQEEEGPTDGFSKIESAQPALSQQGNQVTGAKRRKSGCVRRFKVDSVQNGAERGGRGEKAGNEDVDSTEDDTGDKNKLDECSNQVSITKIIKPVRYFASITNDVQEVSITFKALRSDGKEVLVDDKELKANYPLVLINFYEQHIRYNPNS is encoded by the exons ATGAGGGGCgccaggaagaagaagaagatcgcGGCGGAGGTTGGCGCAGAGCACCACCAGAAGCAGAAGccgcaggaggaggaggaggaggaggaggaggacgacgacgacgaagaggaggaagaggaggaggagaaagaagaagaggaagaagaagaagaagaagaagaagaagaagaagaggaggaggaggaggaggaggaggaggaggaggaggagaaaggagaagaggagggtaaggaggaggaggaggatcggGGAGCGCCGAAGCTCGAAGATGGTTTCTACGAGATCGAAGACATCAGGAAGAAGAGGGTTCGCAAGGGCCAAACCCAGTACCTCATCAAATG GCGTGGATGGCCGGAATCGGCGAACACATGGGAGCCCTACGACAACATCGAGTCGTGCAAGGACATGATCGAGGCCTTCGAAGAGAG GTCGCGATTCCCCAGATCTTCCCGGAAGCGCCGGCGCAAGCGCGGGGCCCCGCACTTCATCGCCAAGAAGAAGCGCTCCTCCTCCGCACCAGCTGCCGACAAATCCCCCGCCGAGCATCCAGCTTCGGTTGCCGTAGTCGACGGAGACGGCAGGGACATGACGACCGAAGCTTGCATTGCTGCCGGACGGGAGGAGGGCTTGGTAGGTGTAGAGACCAATAAAGACACcaataataagaagaaaaggaagaagaagaagaagaaaaagaagagtaacAATAACGGAAAGAAGAATTCAGCTGATGATGAGGCCGTAGCCAATGGGCCTCCTCGAGAAGTTCGGGAGGATGAGCAGATGAGTAAGAGTGCAGTGCCTGCTGCCTCGGAGCAGGAGGGGCCGAAATCTATGCCGCAGGGAGTAATCTCTATTAGCTTACCCGGCCGTCAGGAGGAGGAGGGCCCCACCGATGGATTTTCGAAGATCGAGAGCGCTCAGCCCGCGCTGTCCCAACAGGGCAATCAAGTGACAGGTGCGAAGAGGAGGAAGTCCGGCTGTGTTAGAAGGTTCAAGGTGGATTCGGTGCAGAACGGTGCGGAGAGAGGCGGGAGAGGTGAGAAGGCTGGGAATGAAGATGTCGATTCCACTGAAGATGACACCGGCGACAAGAACAAGCTGGATGAGTGTAGTAACCAAGTTTCTATCACCAAAATCATTAAGCCTGTGCGGTACTTCGCTTCCATTACAAATGACGTGCAAGAAGTGTCCATAACATTCAAGGCGCTCAG